The nucleotide window AGCCCGCACAGGATGCGGAGGCTGTCGCCCTGGATGACCGCGCCGGGGAAGTTGCGGCCGGGCGGCTTGACCACCGCGTAGTTCGAGTCCGTGGCGTACACCTCTAGCGGCAGCACCTCCATCAGCTTCGCACCTCCTGCGCCTCTTGCTGGCCGAACAACAAGCTCACCTGCACCGCCATCACCCGATGAGCGATGCGTCACAACTCCGCGGGCGGTGTCAGGTGCAGCGCCGGGTTCGGCTTCTGCGACCCCCGCGCCGTGCATTTGCGGGGCGGGGCCAGCCGGCCTACAAGGATGGACGCGGCGGGTCGGGCCAGTTGGCCTCAGACTCGCACTCACGCTGGTACTCCCGCCACGACCGCAACCCTTGGGCCCGCCGCTTGGCGTTGCCCTTGCGCCGCCGCCGCTCCTCGCACCGCTTGGTGAACTCGTCGTGCCAGCGGTACTCGTACATCACGTTCGCCGACCGGACGTACTTGCGGAACCTCCGCAGGGCCGACGTGAGCGACTCGCCCTCGCAGACCTCCACTCGGACACCCATCGCTATGCGGCTTGTACGGCTGCCGCGACGCCGGTTGAAAGAGCTTTCTGGGGCCGAACAATGAGCTCACCTGCACCGCCACCTCCAAGGGAGCGGTGCGTCCCACGTCAGATGGCGGTGTCAGGTGCAGCGCCGGGTTCGGCGCCTGGGCTACTTCCCTGGGGCAACGATGTCGAGTACCCGCTGGACCGGAACCCCGAGTTGCCGCGCCCGGCTGAGGGCGAACGGCACGACGTAGTACGCGGAATCGGAGTCGAACGGGTCCACGGCCGCCGTCTCGTTGTACAGGGTCTTGAGGCAGATCTCCTCGAAGGCGTACTGCCCCTGCCGCAACCGGTCCGAGGTGCCGAGCCAGCGGCGTCGCACCTCGTCGAATAGGCGGTGGGCGGCCGGCCACTGCTTGGGGTCGGCCGCGAGCGCCACCACCCGTGCGGCGGACTCGGGATCGGGAGCGTGCGGCGCGAACAGCCGCAGGAACGCCACGATGTCTTCCGCCATCCCCACCCCGAAGCCCTCCTTAGCCGAACAAATAGCTCACCTGCACCGCCATCACCGGATAAGCGGTGCGTCCCAAGTCAGACGGCGGTGTCAGGTGCAGCGCCGGGTTCGGCGTCTGTGAGCCACCGCACTGCGAAGTGGTCGTAGTGCAGGGCCGCGAACCGCTCGCGGAGTTGGGCCGCGAGCCACCAGAACTTGGCCCGGCGGTCGGCGGTCAGACCCGGGTCGGACCACACAGATAGCCGGCGGGAGCACCCGGCGACCACCTCCGGCGGGGCCGGTAGGTCAGGGCCGGCGGCCAGTTCTGCGCTGTCGGCCAACACCTCCGCTCCCTCCTCCAACCACGCCACCACGGCCCAGGAGGTGAACCGCACCCGGAAACCGGTTGGGCTACGGGCTTCGGGTGCTAACTCGGCCTGGACCGACCGCCGACCGCACTGTCGGCCATCGAAGTACGCGACAGCCGCAGCCAGAGAGAAGTCACTCGACGCCGGCAAGTGCGCCAACATCTTCAGACGACCGTTGCTCATCCGCGGCCCTCTGGTGCCGAACATAAAGCTCACCTGCACCGCCATCACCGGATGAGCGGTGCGTCCCAAGTTAGCGGGCGGTGTCAGGTGCAGCGCCGGGTTCGGCTCGATGCCCTCGGGGGTTCCGGGCGCGCTCAGTGTCGCGCATCTGCGGATGCCCGGGCCACCGATGCGGCCGAGCGGAGCCCCACCGACTCGACCCGCCGGGTCGCGACACACCGGAGGCCACACACCACCGACACCTCGCGGCGATGAGCCGCGCCAGACACCCACGGGCACCACGCGGAGCACCACCGCCACGATCCGCCGTGTCCCTACGCACCACCGGCCACCCCCAACCGCCACTCGCGGCGACGAGCCGGGCGGGCCACCGGCGGGCACGACGCGGAGCCCGAACCGCAGGGTTCACCACCGCGGACCACACGCCCACGGCCGCACGCGCGCTCCTGCACGCGAGGGTGGCCGAACATACAGCTCACCTGCACCGCCATGATACAGTGAGCGGTGCGTCCCGAATCAGATGGCGGTGTCAGGTGCAGCGCCGGGTTCGGCTCGCTTACCTCGGCGGTTCCGGGCCTCACGCTGAGCGCCGCGCATCCGCTGTGCGCGTGCCACCAATGCGAGCGTGCGGAGCACCACCGATCCGACGTACCGTGCCGCGGCCCACCGGAGGCCGGCACCAACCGCCACCCGCGGCGACGAGCCGCGCCAGCCCTGATCGGCACCACGCGGAGCCCCACCGACTCGCGCCACCGTGTCCCCACTCACTGCCCGCCACGCCCAACCGCACCTCGCGGCGATGAGCCGCGCCGGCCACTCGCGGGCACCACGCGGAGCCCGACACGCACTGTTCACCTTTGCGGACCATACGTTCAGCGCCGCCGCACGCGCGATCGAGCGCCTTGGGGTTGCCGAACATAAAGCTCACCTGCACTGCCATCACCGGATCAGCGATGCGTCCCGAATCAGCGGGCGGTGTCAGGTGCAGCGCCGGGTTCGGCTCGCTCACATCCGCGCCGCGCATCCGCGGATGCCCGCCCACCGGTGCGACCGGGCGGAGCACCACCGAACCACGGCGCCGTGTCCCGACACATCGGGGGCCACCCACCACCGCCACACGCGGCGATGAGCCGCGCCCGCAACCGATCGGTCTCAGCGGAGCACCACCGACCCGCACCACCGTGTCCCCATCCGCACCCGGCCACAACCACCGCAAGCTCGCGGCGATGAGCCGCGCCAGGCGCCCATAGGCACCACGCGGAGCCACCACTGACGCGCGGGGCTTACTCACGCGGACTACACGCCCAGCACCGCCGCACGCGCATGCACGCGATGGTGGCCGAACATAAAGCTCACCTGCACCGCCATCACCGGATGAGCGGTGCGTCCCAGAACAGATGGCGGTGTCAGGTGCAGCGCCGGGTTCGGCTCGCTGCCGTCCGCGGTTCGGGGTCGCACGTCCGCGCCGCGCATCCGCGGAAGCCCGTGCCACCGATGCGGGCGAGCGGAGCGCCACCGACCCGATGCACCGTGTCCCGGCCCACCGGAGGCCACGCCCAATCGCACCTCGCGGCGACGAGCCGCGCCGGCCGCCCACGGGCACCACGCGGAGCACCACCGACACGAAACGCCGTGTCCCATGACACCGCCGGCCACGCCCAACCGCACCTCGCGGCGATGAGCCGCGCCACACGCCCACGGGCACCACGCGGAGCCCGACACGCGCCGTTCACCCACGCGGACCACACGCACGGCACCGCCGCACGCGCGATCGAGCAACTCGGGTGCCGAACATAAAGCTCACCTGCACCGCCATCATACAGTTAGCGGTGCGTCCCAGACTAGCGGGCGGTGTCAGGTGCAGCGCCGGGTTCGGCGTCCGCGGCGCTCCCCGCGCGTGAGAACGGCTGAAATGCCCGATCCGCAACCCGGATCTGTATCAGCCCGGTCGTTCCAAGCACCTCGATCAGCCCGTCACGTATCTCCGGCGGCCGGCCTTCCAAGAGTCGCATGATCGCCATGTTCGGGCCGGACGTGCTGACGGATTCGACGCACCCGGTCACACGGTCCACAACCGCCATATTGATCCCGCCAGCGAGCCAGTGGTCGGAAGGAACCTGCGTCGAGTCAGCGGGGTGGTAAGCCAGCATCCAGCCCCACTCATACTCCCGCGTCTGGTGTTCGTCGACGACCAGCCCGACACCGAGTTCGGACTCCCAGAGCCCGGACCAGCGGTCGATTACCAGCCGCTTCGCGTCTTCGTAGCT belongs to Gemmata obscuriglobus and includes:
- the rpsU gene encoding 30S ribosomal protein S21; its protein translation is MGVRVEVCEGESLTSALRRFRKYVRSANVMYEYRWHDEFTKRCEERRRRKGNAKRRAQGLRSWREYQRECESEANWPDPPRPSL